The sequence CTCCTTTTAGTGCTGCTTCTTTTGCTGCTAATGATCCGGATGGTCCTGCTCCTACTACTAAAATATCTGTTTCTATCATATTATTTCTCCTAAAAAAAAGTTTATTTTTTTTTATTGTAGTTCTAATGCTTCTATTGGACATGTTTTTACACATAATCCACATTTTGTACATTTTTCTTCATCAATTACTATTTTAAGTTCTTCAACTTCAATAGCATCTACAGGACATACTCCAGCACATGCTCCGCAATACATACAAAATTCTTTAATTATCATCCTTTTCACCCATTAATTCAATTTCATTTTTTATATGTTTTTTTTTTATTA comes from Methanosphaera cuniculi and encodes:
- a CDS encoding 4Fe-4S binding protein: MIIKEFCMYCGACAGVCPVDAIEVEELKIVIDEEKCTKCGLCVKTCPIEALELQ